One window of Phoenix dactylifera cultivar Barhee BC4 chromosome 5, palm_55x_up_171113_PBpolish2nd_filt_p, whole genome shotgun sequence genomic DNA carries:
- the LOC103716886 gene encoding CDGSH iron-sulfur domain-containing protein NEET, translating into MQAVSLPRRAVAVRAEGGVNPEIRKAEEKVVDSVVVAELSKPVTAYCRCWRSGTFPLCDGSHMKHNKATGDNVGPLLLKK; encoded by the exons ATGCAGGCGGTCTCTCTTCCGCGCCGCGCCGTCGCGGTCAGGGCTGAGGGGGGCGTCAACCCGGAGATCCGAAAGGCGGAGGAGAAGGTCGTGGACTCCGTCGTCGTCGCTGAGCTCTCCAAACCCGTCACCGCCTACTGCCG GTGTTGGAGGTCGGGGACGTTCCCGCTGTGCGACGGGAGCCATATGAAGCACAACAAGGCTACGGGTGACAACGTGGGGCCTTTGCTGCTCAAGAAGTGA